A genomic segment from Dioscorea cayenensis subsp. rotundata cultivar TDr96_F1 unplaced genomic scaffold, TDr96_F1_v2_PseudoChromosome.rev07_lg8_w22 25.fasta BLBR01000978.1, whole genome shotgun sequence encodes:
- the LOC120255379 gene encoding alpha-terpineol synthase, chloroplastic-like isoform X1, giving the protein MKDDHFMDKKFTSRFEKLKDATKHLLHENKDIIHQLKFIDTLRQLGVAYHFEKEIKEAIGTINSSVNINFIKNDLFATSLFFRLVREYGYKVSEGVFDRFKSENGNFQLSLCNDIEGMLSLYEASHLVKEGEDTLEEASVFTIKHLKTIIKEQDIDPILKERVQHALEMPMHWRMPRLHTHWFIGMCEKEDKMNINLLEFAKLDFNMVQSTYKRELKQCSRWWADLGLVDKDLSFSRDRLVENYLYAMGFASEPKFSFYRMILTQVHCLITTIDDIFDVYGTLDELELFTAAVDRWDVNDIDHLPKYMKICFLGLFNSTNETAYEVLKMKNVNCIPYLKKSWVELCKAYIVEAKWAHNDYTPKIKEYLKNAWISIGAAPAIVYSFFCASETISNEALENLENYPTIMRQSFLILRLFNDLGTSIEEVKRGDVKKFIQCYMHENGVSEMIAREYLQDLIRETWKELNTSHFTINSPYEGSFTNLAIDIARMSHYFFDYGDGFGKPNHENKDRFFSLMVEPISLS; this is encoded by the exons ATGAAGGATGATCATTTTATG GACAAGAAATTTACATCAAGgtttgaaaaattgaaagatgCTACAAAGCATTTGCTTCATGAAAACAAAGACATCATCCATCAATTAAAGTTCATTGACACTCTACGACAGCTTGGAGTCGCATATCACTTTGAGAAAGAGATCAAGGAAGCAATTGGAACTATAAATAGTTCGGTGAATATAAATTTCATAAAGAATGATTTATTTGCCACCTCACTCTTCTTTAGGCTTGTAAGGGAGTATGGCTACAAGGTTTCAGAAG GAGTTTTTGACAGATTCAAAAGTGAAAATGGCAACTTCCAATTAAGTCTTTGCAATGACATAGAAGGAATGCTTAGCTTATATGAGGCCTCTCATCTTGTCAAGGAAGGAGAGGATACATTGGAGGAAGCTAGTGTTTTCACAATCAAACACCTTAAGACTATCATTAAGGAACAAGACATAGATCCCATACTCAAGGAGCGTGTACAACATGCTTTAGAGATGCCAATGCATTGGAGGATGCCAAGGTTGCACACTCATTGGTTCATCGGAATGTGTGAGAAGGAAGACAAGATGAACATTAATTTGTTAGAGTTCGCCAAGTTAGACTTCAACATGGTCCAAAGTACATACAAAAGAGAACTCAAGCAATGTTCACG GTGGTGGGCTGATCTTGGCCTTGTTGATAAAGATTTAAGCTTCTCACGAGACCGATTAGTGGAAAACTATCTTTATGCTATGGGATTTGCATCCGAAccaaaattttccttttatCGTATGATACTTACCCAAGTTCATTGTCTGATAACAACCATAGATGACATTTTTGATGTCTATGGCACTCTTGATGAGCTTGAGCTATTTACTGCTGCCGTTGATAG ATGGGATGTTAATGACATAGATCACCTACCAAAGTACATGAAAATATGTTTTCTAGGACTCTTCAACTCAACAAATGAAACTGCATATGAGGTCTTGAAAATGAAGAATGTGAATTGCATTCCATATCTGAAGAAATCA TGGGTTGAATTGTGCAAAGCTTACATTGTGGAGGCAAAATGGGCGCACAATGATTAtacaccaaaaataaaagagtatTTGAAGAATGCATGGATTTCAATTGGTGCCGCTCCTGcaattgtttattcatttttttgtgcTAGTGAAACTATATCAAATGAAGCTTTAGAAAATTTAGAGAATTATCCAACCATAATGCGTCAATCATTTTTGATTCTTCGCTTATTCAATGATCTTGGAACTTCAATT GAAGAGGTAAAGAGAGGTGATGTGAAGAAATTCATCCAATGCTACATGCATGAGAATGGTGTTTCGGAGATGATTGCACGGGAATACCTACAAGATCTAATCCGAGAAACATGGAAAGAGCTTAATACAAGCCATTTTACAATTAATTCTCCATATGAGGGATCCTTCACTAATTTGGCAATTGACATTGCACGCATGAGCCATTATTTTTTTGACTATGGAGATGGATTTGGTAAACCAAATCATGAGAACAAGgatagatttttttctctcatggTTGAACCCATTTCCCTTAGTTAA
- the LOC120255379 gene encoding alpha-terpineol synthase, chloroplastic-like isoform X2: MKDDHFMDKKFTSRFEKLKDATKHLLHENKDIIHQLKFIDTLRQLGVAYHFEKEIKEAIGTINSSVNINFIKNDLFATSLFFRLVREYGYKVSEGVFDRFKSENGNFQLSLCNDIEGMLSLYEASHLVKEGEDTLEEASVFTIKHLKTIIKEQDIDPILKERVQHALEMPMHWRMPRLHTHWFIGMCEKEDKMNINLLEFAKLDFNMVQSTYKRELKQCSRWWADLGLVDKDLSFSRDRLVENYLYAMGFASEPKFSFYRMILTQVHCLITTIDDIFDVYGTLDELELFTAAVDRWDVNDIDHLPKYMKICFLGLFNSTNETAYEVLKMKNVNCIPYLKKSWVELCKAYIVEAKWAHNDYTPKIKEYLKNAWISIGRGKER; this comes from the exons ATGAAGGATGATCATTTTATG GACAAGAAATTTACATCAAGgtttgaaaaattgaaagatgCTACAAAGCATTTGCTTCATGAAAACAAAGACATCATCCATCAATTAAAGTTCATTGACACTCTACGACAGCTTGGAGTCGCATATCACTTTGAGAAAGAGATCAAGGAAGCAATTGGAACTATAAATAGTTCGGTGAATATAAATTTCATAAAGAATGATTTATTTGCCACCTCACTCTTCTTTAGGCTTGTAAGGGAGTATGGCTACAAGGTTTCAGAAG GAGTTTTTGACAGATTCAAAAGTGAAAATGGCAACTTCCAATTAAGTCTTTGCAATGACATAGAAGGAATGCTTAGCTTATATGAGGCCTCTCATCTTGTCAAGGAAGGAGAGGATACATTGGAGGAAGCTAGTGTTTTCACAATCAAACACCTTAAGACTATCATTAAGGAACAAGACATAGATCCCATACTCAAGGAGCGTGTACAACATGCTTTAGAGATGCCAATGCATTGGAGGATGCCAAGGTTGCACACTCATTGGTTCATCGGAATGTGTGAGAAGGAAGACAAGATGAACATTAATTTGTTAGAGTTCGCCAAGTTAGACTTCAACATGGTCCAAAGTACATACAAAAGAGAACTCAAGCAATGTTCACG GTGGTGGGCTGATCTTGGCCTTGTTGATAAAGATTTAAGCTTCTCACGAGACCGATTAGTGGAAAACTATCTTTATGCTATGGGATTTGCATCCGAAccaaaattttccttttatCGTATGATACTTACCCAAGTTCATTGTCTGATAACAACCATAGATGACATTTTTGATGTCTATGGCACTCTTGATGAGCTTGAGCTATTTACTGCTGCCGTTGATAG ATGGGATGTTAATGACATAGATCACCTACCAAAGTACATGAAAATATGTTTTCTAGGACTCTTCAACTCAACAAATGAAACTGCATATGAGGTCTTGAAAATGAAGAATGTGAATTGCATTCCATATCTGAAGAAATCA TGGGTTGAATTGTGCAAAGCTTACATTGTGGAGGCAAAATGGGCGCACAATGATTAtacaccaaaaataaaagagtatTTGAAGAATGCATGGATTTCAATTG GAAGAGGTAAAGAGAGGTGA